A window of the Streptomyces sp. NBC_00454 genome harbors these coding sequences:
- the purS gene encoding phosphoribosylformylglycinamidine synthase subunit PurS produces MPVARVVVDVMLKPEILDPQGQAVQRALPRLGFEGIADVRQGKRFELEVEGPVDQAALDRIHKMAETFLANTVIEDFTVKVEA; encoded by the coding sequence GTGCCAGTGGCACGCGTCGTAGTCGACGTCATGCTCAAGCCGGAGATCCTCGACCCCCAGGGCCAGGCGGTGCAGCGTGCACTACCGCGCCTGGGCTTCGAGGGAATCGCCGACGTCCGCCAGGGGAAGCGCTTCGAACTGGAGGTGGAGGGACCGGTCGACCAGGCCGCCCTCGACCGCATCCACAAGATGGCCGAAACCTTCCTCGCCAACACCGTCATCGAAGACTTCACCGTGAAGGTCGAGGCCTGA
- a CDS encoding Lsr2 family protein, which yields MAQRVVVTISDDIDGGEASETVVFGLDGKSYEIDLNVANAKKLRKSLAPFVAAGRRQSRSGKAFKHTAIAPDPAVVRAWARSNQLDVPPRGRIPKKVYEEYNAAH from the coding sequence GTGGCGCAGCGCGTAGTAGTCACGATCTCCGACGACATCGATGGCGGAGAAGCATCGGAAACGGTCGTCTTCGGGCTGGACGGTAAGTCGTACGAGATCGACCTCAATGTGGCCAACGCAAAGAAACTGCGGAAGAGCCTCGCCCCGTTCGTGGCGGCCGGCCGCCGCCAGTCCCGTTCCGGGAAGGCGTTCAAGCACACCGCCATCGCCCCCGACCCGGCGGTCGTCCGGGCCTGGGCCCGGTCCAACCAGCTCGACGTCCCCCCGCGCGGCCGGATCCCCAAGAAGGTCTACGAGGAGTACAACGCGGCTCACTGA
- a CDS encoding sensor histidine kinase, translating to MKLTGWWKNRSSAGKVELYTRWSFHFFVLIEIFSIGLPALGSMAKNTSPVLGVSLFLTVCAHSVVVGVLSSRALDWIAGRRERPVRLAAFTVAVTAAACLAVLAVRATVRPVDPPLAPTLLVGMTSFASGTLVLCLREVRQMRYVAPATAVLVGVAALAFGIPAGEATGYAVAVLVGGAFLSAACGFSGWLLGAVYELDRARELQAQLAVAEERLRFGRDLHDVMGRNLAVIALKSELAVQLARRERPEAVDQMIEVQRIARESQKEVRDVVRGYREADLAVELEGARGVLHAAGMDCRVEFTAGRDLPAEAQSALGWVVREATTNVLRHGDARSCVIRLTAAPSGALTLVVENDGAPKVPAGPPGSGLAGLRERLAVLDGTLEAGPVEGGRFRVRAEIPGPAAEPILEAETRS from the coding sequence ATGAAACTCACGGGATGGTGGAAGAACCGCAGCAGCGCGGGGAAGGTCGAGCTCTACACGCGCTGGTCGTTCCACTTCTTCGTGCTGATCGAGATCTTCTCGATCGGGCTGCCGGCCCTGGGGTCCATGGCCAAAAACACCTCCCCGGTGCTCGGGGTCTCCCTCTTCCTGACGGTGTGCGCGCACTCCGTGGTCGTCGGGGTCCTCTCCTCCCGGGCCCTGGACTGGATCGCGGGCCGGCGCGAGCGCCCCGTACGGCTCGCGGCCTTCACCGTCGCCGTCACCGCGGCCGCGTGCCTCGCCGTCCTCGCCGTACGGGCGACCGTGCGGCCCGTGGACCCGCCGCTGGCCCCGACCCTGCTCGTCGGCATGACCTCCTTCGCCAGCGGCACGCTCGTCCTGTGCCTGCGCGAGGTCCGGCAGATGCGCTACGTGGCTCCGGCCACCGCCGTCCTCGTCGGGGTGGCCGCGCTCGCCTTCGGGATCCCGGCCGGCGAGGCCACCGGCTACGCGGTCGCGGTCCTGGTGGGCGGCGCCTTCCTCTCCGCGGCCTGCGGGTTCTCCGGATGGCTGCTCGGCGCGGTGTACGAGCTCGACCGCGCCCGCGAGCTCCAGGCGCAGCTCGCGGTGGCCGAGGAGCGGCTGCGCTTCGGCCGCGACCTGCACGACGTGATGGGCCGCAACCTCGCGGTGATCGCCCTCAAGAGCGAGCTGGCGGTACAGCTGGCCCGGCGCGAACGCCCGGAGGCGGTGGACCAGATGATCGAGGTGCAGCGGATCGCCCGGGAGTCCCAGAAGGAGGTCCGCGACGTGGTCCGCGGCTACCGGGAGGCGGATCTCGCGGTGGAGCTGGAGGGCGCGCGCGGGGTGCTGCACGCGGCCGGGATGGACTGCCGGGTCGAGTTCACGGCGGGCCGCGACCTTCCCGCCGAGGCCCAGTCGGCGCTCGGCTGGGTGGTGCGCGAGGCGACGACCAACGTGCTGCGGCACGGCGACGCCCGCAGCTGCGTGATCCGGCTGACGGCGGCGCCCTCGGGCGCGCTGACGCTGGTGGTGGAGAACGACGGGGCCCCCAAGGTCCCGGCCGGGCCGCCGGGCTCGGGGCTCGCGGGCCTGCGGGAGCGGCTCGCGGTGCTGGACGGCACGCTGGAGGCCGGTCCGGTGGAGGGCGGCCGGTTCAGGGTGCGCGCCGAAATCCCGGGCCCTGCGGCCGAACCGATCCTGGAAGCGGAGACACGTTCATGA
- a CDS encoding response regulator, which yields MSPVRVLLADDEHLIRGALAALLGLEDDLLVVAEAASGPEALAMARAHRPDVAVLDLQMPGADGVSVATSLRAELPDCKTMIVTSHGRPGHLKRALAAGVRAFAPKTVSAQRLAELIRTVHAGGRYVDPELAADAISAGDSPLTAREAEVLELAGDGAPIAEIAERASLSPGTVRNYLSSAASKLGAENRHTAVRLARSRGWV from the coding sequence ATGAGCCCCGTACGCGTACTGCTGGCCGACGACGAGCACCTGATCCGGGGCGCGCTGGCCGCCCTGCTGGGACTGGAGGACGATCTGCTGGTCGTCGCGGAGGCGGCCTCGGGGCCGGAGGCGCTCGCGATGGCGCGGGCCCACCGCCCGGACGTGGCCGTGCTGGACCTGCAGATGCCGGGGGCCGACGGTGTGAGCGTGGCCACATCCCTGCGGGCCGAACTCCCCGACTGCAAGACCATGATCGTGACCAGTCACGGCCGCCCCGGCCACCTGAAGCGGGCCCTCGCCGCGGGGGTACGGGCCTTCGCGCCGAAGACGGTATCGGCCCAGCGGCTGGCCGAGCTGATCCGCACCGTGCACGCCGGAGGCCGTTACGTGGATCCGGAGTTGGCGGCCGACGCGATCAGTGCGGGCGACTCCCCGCTGACCGCCCGGGAGGCGGAGGTCCTGGAACTGGCCGGGGACGGGGCGCCGATCGCGGAGATCGCGGAGCGGGCCTCACTGTCCCCGGGGACGGTACGGAACTACCTCTCCTCGGCGGCCTCGAAGCTGGGCGCCGAGAACCGGCACACGGCGGTGCGTCTCGCACGGTCCCGGGGTTGGGTATAG
- a CDS encoding phosphoribosylaminoimidazolesuccinocarboxamide synthase, translated as MPGFVEKPEPVQVPGLVHLHTGKVRDLYRDEDDNLVMVASDRISAADWVLPTEIPDKGRILTQLSLWWFDQLADLVPNHVLSTELPAGAPADWAGRALVCRNLDMVPVECVARGYLTGSGLAEYKKTRTVCGLALPEGLVDGSELPAPIFTPAAKAEVGEHDENVSYEEVARTQGAETAALLRQTTLAVYGRARDIARERGIILADTKFEFGFDKDGALVAADEVLTPDSSRFWPADLWEPGRSQPSFDKQYVRDWLASPASGWDSKGELPPPVLPQEVVEQTRAKYVEAYERLTGQTWV; from the coding sequence GTGCCCGGATTCGTCGAAAAGCCCGAGCCGGTACAGGTGCCCGGCCTCGTCCACCTCCACACCGGCAAGGTCCGCGACCTCTACCGCGATGAGGACGACAACCTCGTCATGGTCGCCAGCGACCGCATCTCCGCCGCCGACTGGGTACTGCCCACGGAAATCCCGGACAAGGGCCGGATCCTGACCCAGCTCTCCCTGTGGTGGTTCGACCAGCTCGCGGACCTCGTCCCGAACCACGTCCTGAGCACCGAGCTGCCCGCCGGGGCTCCCGCCGACTGGGCCGGCCGCGCCCTGGTCTGCCGCAACCTCGACATGGTCCCCGTCGAGTGCGTGGCCCGCGGCTACCTCACCGGCTCGGGCCTCGCCGAGTACAAGAAGACCCGTACGGTCTGCGGACTCGCCCTGCCCGAGGGGCTCGTCGACGGCTCCGAGCTGCCCGCCCCGATCTTCACCCCGGCCGCCAAGGCCGAGGTCGGCGAGCACGACGAGAACGTCTCCTACGAGGAGGTCGCGCGCACCCAGGGCGCCGAGACGGCGGCCCTGCTGCGCCAGACCACCCTGGCCGTCTACGGCCGGGCCCGGGACATCGCGCGCGAGCGCGGGATCATCCTGGCGGACACCAAGTTCGAGTTCGGTTTCGACAAGGACGGCGCCCTGGTCGCCGCCGACGAGGTGCTGACCCCGGACTCCTCGCGCTTCTGGCCGGCCGACCTGTGGGAGCCGGGCCGCAGCCAGCCCTCCTTCGACAAGCAGTACGTCCGCGACTGGCTGGCCTCCCCGGCCTCCGGCTGGGACTCCAAGGGCGAACTCCCGCCGCCCGTCCTCCCGCAGGAGGTCGTGGAGCAGACCCGCGCCAAGTACGTCGAGGCCTACGAGCGCCTCACCGGCCAGACCTGGGTCTGA
- a CDS encoding N,N-dimethylformamidase beta subunit family domain-containing protein, whose protein sequence is MGAEQIRRWESGALAHAVTDPFGQGPLPWFRGSELYYDDHGQVVPWYVDPAVAAGQIPRARSNGGPRTADDVHRQIKGFASTGAVAPGEAIDFHITVDPPQQFSVDVYRIGHYGGDGASKITTSPRLSGIVQPAPLTADRTVSCHHWWLSWRLQVPSYWSVGAYVAVLTTADGYRSHIPFTVRDDHPADLLLLLPDITWQAYNLYPEDGRTGASLYHAWDEEGRLLGERDAAITVSFDRPYAGAGLPLHVGHAYDFIRWAERYGYDLAYADARDLHAGRVDPTRYRGLVFPGHDEYWSAPMRRTVERARDHGTSLVFLSANTMYWQVELSPSPSGIDDRLLTCRKRRGPGRPSLWREVDRPEQQLLGIQYAGRVPEPAPLVVRNATHWLWDSTGAAENDELPGLVAGEADRYFPRTQLPEHQSRILLAHSPYEDGEGHLRHQETSLYRAPSGALVFASGTFAWSPALDRPGHVDERVQRATANLLDRICKRD, encoded by the coding sequence ATGGGTGCGGAGCAGATCCGGCGTTGGGAGTCAGGTGCGCTCGCGCACGCGGTGACCGATCCCTTCGGGCAGGGGCCACTGCCGTGGTTCCGCGGGAGCGAGCTGTACTACGACGACCACGGGCAGGTCGTGCCCTGGTACGTGGATCCGGCCGTGGCCGCCGGACAGATCCCCCGGGCCCGGAGCAACGGCGGTCCCCGCACCGCCGACGACGTGCACCGGCAGATCAAAGGTTTCGCCTCCACCGGAGCAGTCGCCCCCGGCGAGGCCATCGACTTCCACATCACCGTGGACCCGCCCCAGCAGTTCTCCGTCGACGTCTACCGCATCGGCCACTACGGCGGCGACGGCGCCTCCAAGATCACCACCAGCCCCCGGCTCTCCGGCATCGTCCAGCCCGCGCCCCTCACCGCCGACCGCACCGTCTCCTGCCACCACTGGTGGCTCTCCTGGCGGCTCCAGGTCCCCTCCTACTGGAGCGTCGGGGCGTACGTGGCCGTGCTGACGACCGCCGACGGCTACCGGTCGCACATCCCCTTCACCGTGCGCGACGACCACCCGGCCGATCTGCTGCTCCTGCTCCCCGACATCACCTGGCAGGCCTACAACCTCTACCCGGAGGACGGCCGGACCGGGGCGAGCCTCTACCACGCCTGGGACGAGGAGGGCCGGCTGCTCGGCGAGCGCGACGCCGCCATCACCGTCTCCTTCGACCGCCCCTACGCCGGCGCCGGCCTGCCCCTCCACGTCGGCCACGCCTACGACTTCATCCGCTGGGCCGAGCGCTACGGCTACGACCTCGCCTACGCCGACGCCCGCGACCTGCACGCCGGCCGCGTCGACCCCACCCGCTACCGCGGCCTGGTCTTCCCGGGCCACGACGAGTACTGGTCCGCCCCCATGCGCCGCACCGTCGAGCGCGCCCGCGACCACGGCACCTCGCTCGTCTTCCTCTCCGCCAACACCATGTACTGGCAGGTGGAGCTCTCGCCCTCGCCCTCGGGCATCGACGACCGGCTCCTGACCTGCCGAAAACGCCGCGGCCCCGGCCGCCCCAGCCTCTGGCGCGAAGTCGACCGCCCGGAGCAGCAGTTGCTCGGCATCCAGTACGCGGGACGGGTCCCCGAGCCCGCGCCCCTCGTCGTGCGCAATGCCACGCACTGGCTCTGGGACTCCACCGGCGCCGCCGAGAACGACGAGCTGCCGGGCCTGGTCGCGGGCGAGGCCGACCGCTACTTCCCGCGCACGCAGCTCCCCGAGCACCAGAGCCGGATCCTGCTCGCGCACTCCCCGTACGAGGACGGCGAAGGCCACCTCCGCCACCAGGAGACCTCGCTCTACCGGGCTCCCAGCGGCGCGCTCGTCTTCGCGTCCGGCACCTTCGCCTGGTCGCCGGCGCTCGACCGCCCCGGGCACGTGGACGAGCGGGTGCAGCGGGCCACCGCCAACCTCCTCGACCGGATCTGCAAGCGGGACTGA
- the purD gene encoding phosphoribosylamine--glycine ligase, with amino-acid sequence MKVLVIGGGAREHALCRSLSLDPDVNALYCAPGNAGIAEVAELRPVDALDGEAVARLATELRADLVVVGPEAPLVAGVADAVRAAGIPVFGPSGEAAQLEGSKAFAKDVMAAAGVPTARSYVCTTPEEVDAALDAFGAPYVVKDDGLAAGKGVVVTDDRAAARAHALGCDRVVIEEFLDGPEVSLFAITDGVTVLPLQPAQDFKRALDGDEGPNTGGMGAYSPLPWADPKLVDEVMASVLQPTVDELRHRGTPFSGLLYAGLAITSRGVRVIEFNARFGDPETQVVLARLQTPLASVLLNSANGTLHALPPLSWREDAAVTVVIASHNYPETPRTGDPIEGLAEVAELDAPHAYVLHAGTRREGDAVVSAGGRVLSVTATGSDLAQARTRAYKAVERIRLDGSQYRTDIAAKAAEGR; translated from the coding sequence GTGAAGGTCCTCGTCATCGGCGGCGGCGCCCGCGAACATGCCCTGTGCCGCTCTCTGTCCCTCGATCCCGACGTCAACGCGCTGTACTGCGCTCCAGGAAACGCCGGCATCGCCGAGGTGGCCGAGCTCCGCCCCGTCGATGCCCTCGACGGCGAAGCCGTCGCCCGCCTCGCCACCGAGCTCCGCGCCGACCTGGTCGTCGTCGGCCCGGAGGCCCCGCTCGTCGCCGGGGTCGCCGACGCCGTCCGCGCGGCCGGCATCCCCGTCTTCGGCCCGTCCGGCGAAGCGGCGCAGCTGGAAGGCTCCAAGGCCTTCGCCAAGGACGTGATGGCCGCGGCCGGCGTCCCGACGGCACGCAGCTACGTATGCACCACCCCGGAAGAGGTGGACGCGGCCCTCGACGCCTTCGGCGCCCCGTACGTGGTCAAGGACGACGGGCTCGCCGCCGGCAAGGGCGTCGTCGTCACCGACGACCGGGCCGCCGCCCGCGCCCACGCGCTCGGCTGCGACCGCGTGGTCATCGAGGAGTTCCTCGACGGCCCCGAGGTCTCCCTCTTCGCCATCACCGACGGCGTCACCGTGCTGCCGCTCCAGCCCGCGCAGGACTTCAAGCGCGCGCTCGACGGGGACGAGGGCCCCAACACCGGCGGCATGGGCGCGTACTCCCCGCTCCCCTGGGCCGACCCGAAGCTGGTCGACGAGGTCATGGCCTCCGTCCTCCAGCCCACCGTGGACGAGCTGCGCCACCGCGGCACCCCCTTCTCCGGGCTGCTCTACGCGGGTCTGGCGATCACCTCGCGCGGTGTGCGGGTCATCGAGTTCAACGCCCGTTTCGGCGACCCCGAGACCCAGGTGGTCCTGGCCCGGCTGCAGACCCCGCTCGCGAGCGTGCTGCTGAACTCGGCCAACGGCACCCTGCACGCCCTGCCCCCGCTCAGCTGGCGCGAGGACGCGGCCGTCACCGTCGTCATCGCCTCCCACAACTACCCGGAGACCCCGCGCACCGGGGACCCCATCGAGGGCCTGGCCGAGGTGGCCGAGCTGGACGCCCCGCACGCCTACGTGCTGCACGCCGGGACCCGGCGCGAGGGCGACGCGGTCGTCAGCGCGGGCGGTCGCGTCCTGTCGGTGACGGCCACCGGCTCAGATCTGGCGCAGGCACGGACCAGGGCGTATAAGGCCGTCGAGCGGATCAGGCTCGACGGTTCGCAGTACCGCACGGACATCGCGGCCAAGGCCGCCGAAGGCCGCTGA
- a CDS encoding DNA polymerase III subunit gamma and tau: protein MSSLALYRRYRPESFAEVIGQEHVTAPLMQALRNNRVNHAYLFSGPRGCGKTTSARILARCLNCEQGPTPTPCGECQSCKDLARNGPGSIDVIEIDAASHGGVDDARDLREKAFFGPASSRYKIYIIDEAHMVTSAGFNALLKVVEEPPEHLKFIFATTEPEKVIGTIRSRTHHYPFRLVPPGTLRDYLGEVCGREGAHVEDGVLPLVVRAGAGSVRDSMSVMDQLLAGAADQGVTYAMATSLLGYTDASLLDSVVDAFAAGDGAAAFEIVDRVVEGGNDPRRFVADLLERLRDLVILAAVPDAGEKGLIDAPADVVERMQAQASVFGAAELSRAADLVNTGLTEMRGATSPRLQLELICARVLLPAAFDDERSFQARLDRLERSGVAPAAASFAPAPAMGYVPGPEAHAMAPAVPAPVRAPVAPAPVQQAPAPVQAPVQAQAPVAAAEPAAAAVAPPAAAPGAWPGAAQPGGGAPGAWPGAAAPAAAPAAPAAAAAPAVAGAWPSASAPGAAAAAPAPAPAPVAAQAAAPAPAAAQASPGMAAGAGQIHAMWPAVLDAVKNRRRFTWILLSQNAQVAGFDGTTLQLGFPNAGARDNFASSGSEDVLKAVLAEQFQVNWKIEAVLGGGNQPIAPVSASSYGAPPAPAYNPPAQTQQAPAPQQHQQSPQQPPQQSYQQQPPPQQAPAYQGPPPVAPEDDVPEDDDPDLVDSALTGHELIVRELGATVVEEYTNE, encoded by the coding sequence GTGTCGTCCCTTGCGCTGTACCGCCGCTATCGCCCCGAGTCGTTCGCCGAGGTCATCGGGCAGGAGCATGTCACTGCCCCGCTGATGCAGGCCCTGCGGAACAATCGGGTCAATCACGCGTACCTGTTCAGCGGTCCGCGAGGCTGTGGCAAGACCACCAGCGCGCGCATCCTGGCTCGGTGCCTCAACTGTGAGCAGGGCCCCACGCCCACCCCCTGCGGGGAGTGCCAGTCCTGCAAGGACCTCGCGCGCAACGGGCCGGGTTCCATCGACGTCATCGAGATCGACGCGGCCTCGCACGGCGGTGTGGACGATGCCCGTGACCTGCGCGAGAAGGCCTTCTTCGGGCCCGCCTCCAGCCGGTACAAGATCTACATCATCGATGAGGCGCACATGGTCACCTCGGCGGGCTTCAACGCCCTGCTGAAGGTGGTCGAGGAGCCGCCGGAGCACCTCAAGTTCATCTTCGCGACCACCGAGCCCGAGAAGGTCATCGGGACCATCCGGTCCAGGACGCACCACTATCCGTTCCGGCTCGTGCCGCCCGGCACCCTGCGGGACTACCTCGGCGAGGTCTGCGGCCGCGAGGGCGCGCACGTCGAGGACGGGGTGCTGCCGCTCGTCGTGCGGGCCGGAGCGGGCTCCGTGCGCGACTCCATGTCGGTCATGGACCAGCTGCTGGCCGGCGCCGCCGACCAGGGCGTGACGTACGCCATGGCCACCTCGCTCCTCGGATACACGGACGCCTCCCTGCTGGACTCCGTGGTGGACGCCTTCGCCGCCGGCGACGGGGCCGCCGCCTTCGAGATCGTCGACCGGGTGGTGGAGGGGGGCAACGACCCGCGCCGGTTCGTCGCCGACCTGCTGGAGCGGCTGCGCGACCTGGTGATCCTGGCCGCCGTGCCCGACGCCGGGGAGAAGGGGCTCATCGACGCCCCGGCCGATGTCGTCGAGCGGATGCAGGCCCAGGCCTCCGTGTTCGGGGCCGCCGAGCTGTCCCGCGCCGCCGATCTGGTCAACACCGGGCTCACCGAGATGCGCGGCGCCACCTCGCCGCGGCTCCAGCTGGAGCTGATCTGCGCCCGGGTGCTGCTGCCCGCCGCCTTCGACGACGAGCGCTCCTTCCAGGCCCGGCTCGACCGGCTGGAGCGCAGTGGAGTGGCCCCGGCCGCCGCCTCCTTCGCCCCCGCGCCCGCCATGGGCTACGTACCCGGCCCCGAGGCGCACGCCATGGCCCCGGCCGTTCCCGCGCCGGTACGGGCCCCTGTGGCGCCCGCCCCCGTCCAGCAGGCCCCCGCTCCGGTCCAGGCTCCGGTCCAGGCGCAGGCTCCGGTGGCTGCCGCGGAGCCCGCGGCCGCCGCCGTGGCGCCGCCCGCCGCCGCGCCCGGTGCGTGGCCCGGGGCCGCGCAGCCCGGTGGCGGAGCGCCCGGCGCATGGCCGGGAGCCGCCGCCCCGGCAGCCGCTCCGGCCGCTCCGGCAGCCGCGGCCGCGCCGGCCGTCGCCGGTGCCTGGCCCAGCGCCTCCGCTCCCGGAGCCGCGGCCGCGGCCCCCGCGCCCGCTCCGGCTCCGGTCGCCGCCCAGGCCGCCGCGCCCGCACCGGCCGCCGCCCAGGCTTCGCCCGGCATGGCCGCCGGCGCCGGGCAGATCCATGCGATGTGGCCGGCCGTCCTGGACGCCGTCAAGAACCGCCGCCGCTTCACCTGGATCCTGCTCAGCCAGAACGCGCAGGTCGCCGGCTTCGACGGCACCACGCTCCAGCTCGGCTTCCCCAACGCCGGAGCCCGCGACAACTTCGCGAGCAGCGGCAGCGAGGACGTGCTCAAGGCGGTCCTCGCCGAGCAGTTCCAGGTCAACTGGAAGATCGAGGCCGTGCTCGGCGGGGGCAACCAGCCCATCGCGCCCGTCTCCGCGTCCTCCTACGGGGCTCCGCCCGCGCCCGCCTACAACCCGCCGGCCCAGACCCAGCAGGCCCCGGCCCCGCAGCAGCACCAGCAGTCCCCCCAGCAGCCGCCGCAGCAGTCGTACCAGCAGCAGCCCCCTCCGCAGCAGGCCCCCGCGTACCAGGGGCCCCCGCCGGTCGCGCCCGAGGACGACGTACCGGAGGACGACGATCCGGACCTCGTCGACTCCGCGCTGACCGGGCACGAGCTGATCGTGCGCGAGCTCGGAGCCACCGTTGTAGAGGAATATACGAACGAGTAG
- a CDS encoding MMPL family transporter, which produces MMRRLASLPGGRVGKWVVLALWAALLIPVLMLAGRLGDVEENDNSAWLPGNAESTEVVARAENFQRADTVPAIVIYDRPGGVTPDDMAEARADAEAFKGMENVAGQPQGPLKAEDGKAIQTVVQVRKDKTGWEGIGKTVDAMTEVGKENADGLGFHVTGPAGHASDSIKAFSGGGALTTITALVVVVMLLLTYRSPLLPLLPLLTVGVALATSEAVIYLLAKNAGLVVNKQTSFILTVLVFGAATDYALLLISRYREELLRHEDRHEAMAEALYRSGPAIVASAATVAVSLTLLMLATLSSTQGLGPACAVGILVGLLAMVTLMPALLVICGRWIFWPVRPAYGSAEETREGVWDRVGAAVSRRPRIVWIATSLVLGIMAIGMLGLKADGLSNKDQFTSTPQMAVGERIQSEHFPAGSGDPVVVVAGAASAERVRTALSGVPGVVGVSAPVVKDGEAIMLGELEDDPSGKNAIRTVERVRTAVHGIEGADAQVGGSTAIMLDTQEAAARDSEVIIPIVLVVVLLILALLLRAVVAPLLLMATVVLSFGAALGVSSLVFHHVFHFAGEEASFPLLTFVFLVALGIDYNIFLVTRVREVALLHGTRRGALTGLSTTGGVITSAGLVLAGTFAAMASLPLVFAAELGFAVAFGVLLDTLIVRSVLVTALTLDAGRWMWWPSRLFRQHEAAVGVAQRAGSGGVAMRI; this is translated from the coding sequence ATGATGCGAAGACTGGCTTCGTTGCCCGGTGGACGAGTGGGGAAATGGGTCGTGCTCGCCCTCTGGGCGGCCCTGCTCATCCCGGTCCTGATGCTGGCCGGCCGGCTCGGCGACGTCGAGGAGAACGACAATTCGGCCTGGCTGCCCGGTAACGCGGAGTCGACCGAGGTCGTCGCCCGGGCCGAGAACTTCCAGCGTGCCGACACCGTGCCCGCGATCGTGATCTACGACCGGCCCGGGGGCGTCACCCCTGACGACATGGCCGAGGCCCGGGCCGACGCCGAGGCCTTCAAGGGCATGGAGAACGTCGCGGGGCAGCCGCAGGGGCCGCTGAAGGCCGAGGACGGCAAGGCCATCCAGACCGTGGTCCAGGTCCGCAAGGACAAGACGGGCTGGGAGGGGATCGGCAAGACCGTCGACGCGATGACCGAGGTCGGCAAGGAGAACGCCGACGGCCTCGGCTTCCACGTCACCGGGCCGGCCGGTCACGCGTCCGACTCGATCAAGGCGTTCAGCGGAGGGGGCGCCCTGACGACTATCACCGCACTGGTGGTGGTCGTGATGCTGCTGCTCACCTACCGCAGCCCGCTGCTGCCGCTGCTGCCCCTGCTGACCGTGGGCGTCGCCCTGGCCACCTCGGAGGCGGTGATCTACCTGCTGGCGAAGAACGCCGGACTCGTCGTCAACAAGCAGACCAGCTTCATCCTGACGGTATTGGTGTTCGGCGCCGCCACCGACTACGCGCTCCTGCTCATCTCGCGCTACCGGGAAGAGCTGCTGCGCCACGAGGACCGGCACGAGGCGATGGCGGAAGCCCTGTACCGCTCCGGTCCCGCGATCGTCGCCAGCGCCGCGACCGTCGCCGTCAGCCTGACGCTGCTGATGCTGGCCACCCTCAGCTCCACCCAGGGGCTCGGGCCGGCCTGTGCCGTCGGCATCCTCGTCGGACTGCTCGCCATGGTCACGCTGATGCCGGCCCTGCTGGTCATCTGCGGCCGCTGGATCTTCTGGCCGGTGCGGCCGGCGTACGGATCGGCGGAGGAGACCCGGGAAGGCGTCTGGGACCGGGTCGGCGCCGCCGTCTCCCGCCGTCCGCGGATCGTGTGGATCGCCACCTCGCTCGTCCTGGGGATCATGGCGATCGGGATGCTCGGGCTCAAGGCCGACGGGCTCTCCAACAAGGACCAGTTCACCAGCACGCCGCAGATGGCCGTCGGCGAGAGGATCCAGTCCGAGCACTTCCCGGCCGGGTCGGGCGACCCCGTCGTCGTCGTGGCCGGGGCCGCCTCGGCGGAGCGGGTGAGGACCGCGCTGTCCGGCGTACCGGGGGTCGTCGGCGTCTCGGCGCCGGTGGTCAAGGACGGCGAGGCCATCATGCTCGGGGAACTCGAGGACGATCCCAGCGGCAAGAACGCGATACGCACCGTCGAGCGGGTCAGGACGGCGGTCCACGGGATCGAGGGCGCGGATGCCCAGGTCGGCGGCAGCACGGCGATCATGCTCGACACGCAGGAAGCCGCCGCCCGCGACTCCGAGGTGATCATCCCCATCGTGCTGGTGGTGGTGCTCCTCATCCTCGCGCTGCTGCTGCGGGCGGTCGTCGCTCCGCTGCTGCTCATGGCGACGGTGGTGCTGTCCTTCGGAGCGGCCCTGGGCGTGAGCAGCCTGGTGTTCCACCACGTGTTCCACTTCGCCGGGGAGGAGGCCTCCTTCCCACTCCTGACGTTCGTGTTCCTGGTCGCCCTGGGCATCGACTACAACATCTTCCTGGTCACCCGGGTACGCGAAGTGGCGCTGCTGCACGGCACCCGGCGCGGTGCGCTGACGGGGCTGTCCACCACTGGGGGAGTGATCACCTCGGCGGGTCTGGTGCTGGCCGGCACCTTCGCGGCGATGGCCTCGCTGCCGCTGGTGTTCGCGGCCGAGCTCGGGTTCGCGGTGGCGTTCGGCGTGCTGCTGGACACCCTGATCGTCCGCTCGGTGCTGGTCACCGCGCTGACCCTGGACGCGGGTCGGTGGATGTGGTGGCCGAGCCGACTGTTCAGGCAGCACGAGGCCGCCGTCGGGGTCGCTCAGCGCGCAGGTTCGGGTGGGGTGGCGATGAGGATCTGA